Genomic segment of Actinomycetes bacterium:
TGCGGGCGCTGGTCCCCACGCTCGCGGGGATGGGCCGGATGCCGTACCGCACGTTCCTGCCCTGGAACGTCGTCGGCGGGGTCACCTGGGCAGGAACCGTCGTGCTGGTCGGATACGGCTTCGCCGGTTCGGTGACCGCGCTCGTCGGTGCGATGACCGGCGTCGGGATGGTCCTGACCGTCGGCACGTTCGCTGGGTTGTCCTACGCCGTCGTCCACCGTTGGATGCGTGGTCGCGGCTCGTTGCTGTTCGCCGCGGTGCGGTGCCGGGTGCCCACCGTCAGCAGTCTCCCCCTGGCGAGAGCGGCCGCCCTCCTGGTGGCGCTCGCGGTGGCCGCGCTCGTGCTGGACGGCGTCCTGGACGACGCGGCCCTACTCGTGCACTGACCGGCCGGGGCGATCGCCGGCCTGGGGGAGCGTGACGGTGAAGGTGGCGCCGTGCCCAAGCCCGGGGCTGG
This window contains:
- a CDS encoding VTT domain-containing protein → MQRRGGPAVLLGRWVGLLRALVPTLAGMGRMPYRTFLPWNVVGGVTWAGTVVLVGYGFAGSVTALVGAMTGVGMVLTVGTFAGLSYAVVHRWMRGRGSLLFAAVRCRVPTVSSLPLARAAALLVALAVAALVLDGVLDDAALLVH